The Sebastes umbrosus isolate fSebUmb1 chromosome 4, fSebUmb1.pri, whole genome shotgun sequence genome has a window encoding:
- the LOC119486078 gene encoding LOW QUALITY PROTEIN: nuclear factor 7, brain-like (The sequence of the model RefSeq protein was modified relative to this genomic sequence to represent the inferred CDS: inserted 2 bases in 1 codon), producing MAEKIALFESFLNCHVCSETFRDPVSLSCSHSFCSSCLKKFWEQAENKNCPICKTKSSTDEPAVNFALKELADSFAERQKAGSSEPEKXKKKVEEVCDKHQEEPKLFCKDEERAVCPVCEFSLHQSHKVVPVEQAVSDLKDQLKSDLESLQDKRDKHKQVEKTYDEMDKHSKKQLLSTERQIRAEFNKLHQFLKEEEESRLAALREEKEQKGKTISREMKMIQEHISSLSDSISAVEEDLQKHNVPFLSSYKATQTRARVQCSLSDPQLVSGALIDVAKHLGNLSFRVWEKMKDKVHFSPVILDPNTASPYLYLSDDLTSVRRGDTHQQLPDNPERNTKYPTVLGSEGFSSGKHSWEVEVGDHPHWLVGLAKESSDRKENRYASPEYGIWCLVHESGKYTNGAGETVRVKKSLRRIRVQLDYDRGEVSFYNPKDITHISTLRDTFTEKLFPYFSIGSAGDAKTVDVKICQTEISLRCSGRVVRSK from the exons ATGGCTGAGAAAATTGCTCTTTTTGAAAGTTTCCTGAACTGCCACGTGTGTTCAGAGACTTTCAGAGATCCTGTGTCTCTGAGCTGCAGCCACAGCTTCTGTTCAAGCTGCCTGAAGAAATTCTGGgaacaagctgaaaacaaaaactgtccCATTTGTAAAACAAAGTCCTCAACGGATGAACCAGCAGTGAACTTTGCTCTGAAGGAACTGGCTGATTCGTTTGCTGAGAGACAGAAAGCTGGATCATCtgagccagaaaa aaagaagaaggtggaggaggtgtgTGATAAACATCAAGAAGAGCCTAAACTGTTCTGTAAGGATGAAGAGAGAGCTGTGTGTCCTGTCTGTGAGTTTTCTCTCCACCAGAGTCACAAGGTGGTTCCTGTAGAACAAGCAGTCAGTGACCTGAAGGACCAGCTGAAATCTGACTTAGAGTCTCTACAGGACAAGagggacaaacacaaacaagtagAGAAAACATACGATGAAATGGATAAACACTCCAAGAAGCAGCTGTTgtccacagagaggcagatcaGAGCAGAGTTCAACAAGCTCCACCAGTtcctgaaagaggaagaggagtccagactggcagctctgagggaggaaaaggagcagaaggggaagactatcagcagagagatgaagatgattcaggagcacatctcctctctgtcagacagtatctctgctgttgaagaagacctgcagaaacacaacgtGCCCTTCCTCAGCAGTTATAAAGCCACTCAGACCAGAGCCAGAGTCCAGTGCTCACTGTCAGATCCACAGCTGGTCTCAGGAGCGCTGATAGATgtggccaaacacctgggcaacctgtcCTTCAGAGTCTGGGAGAAGATGAAGGACAAGGTCCACTTCAGTCCTGTCATTCTGGACCCAAACACTGCAAGCCCCTATCTCTATCTGTCTGatgatctgaccagtgtgagacgtGGAGACACACACCAGCAACTTCCTGACAATCCAGAGAGAAACACTAAGTATCCCACTGTtctgggctctgagggcttcaGCTCAGGGAAACACagctgggaggtggaggtgggagaCCATCCTCACTGGCTTGTAGGTTTGGCTAAAGAGTCATCTGACAGGAAGGAGAACAGATATGCCTCACCAGAATATGGAATCTGGtgtttagttcatgaaagtggAAAATACACTAATGGAGCTGGTGAGACAGTCAGAGTGAAGAAGAGTCTCCGTAGGATCAGAGTCCAGCTGGACTATGACAGGGGGGAGGTGTCCTTCTACAACCCTAAAGACATCACTCACATCTCCACTCTCAgagacactttcactgagaaactcttccCATATTTCAGTATTGGATCAGCTGGTGATGCTAAAACTGTTGATGTCAAAATCTGTCAAACTGAGATTTCTCTGAGATGTTCAGGGAGGGTGGTGAGGTCGAAGTGA
- the LOC119486079 gene encoding LOW QUALITY PROTEIN: zinc-binding protein A33-like (The sequence of the model RefSeq protein was modified relative to this genomic sequence to represent the inferred CDS: inserted 4 bases in 4 codons; deleted 2 bases in 1 codon), giving the protein MAEKIALLERFLNCHVCSETFRDPVSLSCSHSFCSRCLKKFWEQAGNKXCPICKRKSSKDHMSVNFALKDADSFAGRQKAGSSETEKEEKKEEVVCDKHPEEPKLFCEDEERAVCPVCEFSLHQSHKVVPVEQAVSDLKDQLKSDLESLQDKRDKHXKVEKTYDEIVKHSKKQLLSTERQIRAEFNKLRQFLKEEEESRLAALREEXEQKGKTISREMKMIQEHISSLSDSISAVEEDLQKHNVPFLSSYKATQTRARVQCSLSDPQLVSGALIDVAKHLGNLSFRVWEKMKDKVHFSPVILDPNTAASRLYLSDDLTSVRRGDTNQQLPDNPERFTNYANVLGSEGFSSGKHSWEVEVGDHPNWLVGLAKESAERKGEAGASPKYGIWCLFHHCGKYTDVVGKTVRVKKSLQRIRVQLDYDRGEVSFYDLEDMTXISTHRDTFTEKLFPWFNIGSAGDAKTADIKIC; this is encoded by the exons ATGGCTGAGAAAATTGCTCTTCTTGAACGTTTCCTGAACTGCCACGTGTGTTCAGAGACTTTCAGAGATCCTGTGTCTCTGAGCTGCAGCCACAGCTTCTGTTCAAGATGCCTGAAGAAATTCTGGGAACAAGCTGGAAACA AATGTcccatttgtaaaagaaaatcatcTAAAGATCATATGTCAGTGAACTTTGCACTGAAGGAC GCTGACTCGTTTGCTGGGAGACAGAAAGCTGGATCatctgagacagaaaaagaagagaagaaagaggaggtggTGTGTGATAAACATCCAGAAGAGCCTAAACTGTTCTgtgaggatgaagagagagctGTGTGTCCTGTCTGTGAGTTTTCTCTCCACCAGAGTCACAAGGTGGTTCCTGTAGAACAAGCAGTCAGTGACCTGAAGGACCAGCTGAAATCTGACTTAGAGTCTCTACAGGACAAGAGGGACAAAC AAAAAGTAGAGAAAACATATGATGAAATAGTAAAACACTCCAAGAAGCAGCTGTTgtccacagagaggcagatcaGAGCAGAGTTCAACAAGCTCCGCCAGTtcctgaaagaggaagaggagtccagactggcagctctgagggagg aggagcagaaggggaagactatcagcagagagatgaagatgattcaggagcacatctcctctctgtcagacagtatctctgctgttgaagaagacctgcagaaacacaacgtGCCCTTCCTCAGCAGTTATAAAGCCACTCAGACCAGAGCCAGAGTCCAGTGCTCACTGTCAGATCCACAGCTGGTCTCAGGAGCGCTGATAGATgtggccaaacacctgggcaacctgtcCTTCAGAGTCTGGGAGAAGATGAAGGACAAGGTCCACTTCAGTCCTGTCATTCTGGACCCAAACACTGCAGCCTCGAGGCTCTATCTGTCTGatgatctgaccagtgtgagacgtGGAGACACAAACCAGCAGCTTCCTGACAATCCAGAGAGATTCACTAATTATGCCAATGTtctgggctctgagggcttcaGCTCAGGGAAACACagctgggaggtggaggtgggagaCCATCCTAACTGGCTTGTAGGTTTGGCTAAAGAGTCAgctgagaggaagggagaggcaGGAGCTTCACCAAAATATGGAATCTGGTGTTTATTTCATCACTGTGGAAAATACACTGATGTTGTTGGTAAGACAGTCAGAGTGAAGAAGAgtctccagaggatcagagtccaGCTGGACTATGACAGGGGGGAGGTGTCCTTCTACGACCTTGAAGACATGA ACATCTCCACTCACAgagacactttcactgagaaactcttccCGTGGTTCAATATTGGATCAGCTGGTGATGCTAAAACTGCTGATATCAAAATCTGTTAA